A single Tenacibaculum sp. Bg11-29 DNA region contains:
- a CDS encoding DUF2891 domain-containing protein produces the protein MKKIYFLLLIIVVSACVGTEKKKEGVKSDVAIAAVLNLKQAEKLVSLPISCINVEYPNKLNQTIGSPEDLQTPKELHPTFYGCFDWHSSVHGHWSLVSLLKQFPDLKNYEEIKQQLLTNISKENIDKEVAYFQKKHNINYERTYGWAWLLKLAEEIHTWDDETARKLEKNLQPLTDLIVQKYFDFLPKLKYPIRVGEHTNTAFGLTFAWDYATTLENFKLRDLIKKRARAFYLKDAHCPLSWEPSGYDFLSPCLQEAAIMKRIMSAAEFRLWFGDFLPQLKDVNFTFPVGEVLDRTDGKLVHLDGVNFSRAWALNKIVKHMPEYKHLKNIANQHINYSLPNVVGDSYEGGHWLGSFAIYALNSGKND, from the coding sequence ATGAAGAAAATCTACTTTTTACTATTAATAATAGTAGTTTCAGCATGCGTTGGAACAGAGAAAAAGAAAGAGGGAGTGAAAAGTGATGTGGCAATAGCAGCTGTTTTAAATTTGAAACAAGCCGAAAAGTTGGTGTCATTACCTATAAGTTGTATAAATGTAGAATATCCAAATAAATTAAATCAAACAATTGGAAGTCCTGAAGATTTGCAAACACCAAAAGAATTACATCCTACATTTTATGGTTGTTTTGATTGGCATTCATCTGTGCATGGACATTGGAGTTTAGTTTCTTTATTAAAACAATTTCCTGATTTAAAAAATTATGAAGAGATAAAACAACAATTATTAACTAATATTTCTAAAGAAAATATAGATAAAGAAGTTGCTTATTTTCAAAAAAAACATAACATTAATTATGAACGTACTTATGGTTGGGCGTGGTTGTTAAAACTAGCAGAAGAAATTCATACATGGGATGATGAAACAGCTAGAAAGTTAGAAAAAAACTTACAACCTTTAACAGATCTTATTGTTCAAAAATATTTTGATTTTTTACCTAAGTTGAAATATCCAATTAGAGTTGGAGAACATACTAATACTGCTTTTGGGTTGACTTTTGCTTGGGATTATGCAACTACTTTAGAAAATTTTAAATTAAGAGATTTAATAAAAAAAAGAGCTAGAGCGTTTTATTTAAAAGACGCGCATTGTCCATTGTCATGGGAACCTAGTGGGTATGATTTCTTATCACCTTGTTTACAAGAAGCGGCAATTATGAAAAGAATTATGTCTGCAGCTGAGTTTCGTTTATGGTTCGGTGATTTCTTACCACAATTAAAAGATGTTAATTTTACTTTTCCTGTAGGCGAAGTTTTAGATAGAACAGACGGTAAATTAGTGCACTTAGATGGAGTGAATTTCTCGAGAGCTTGGGCTTTAAACAAAATTGTTAAGCATATGCCAGAATACAAGCATTTAAAAAATATAGCCAATCAACATATAAATTATTCATTGCCAAATGTTGTTGGAGATAGTTATGAAGGTGGGCATTGGTTAGGAAGTTTTGCTATTTATGCTTTAAATTCTGGGAAAAATGATTAA